From the genome of Nitrosomonas sp., one region includes:
- the cobO gene encoding cob(I)yrinic acid a,c-diamide adenosyltransferase — protein sequence MTASGNADKAARYRNRMQRKKNVVDAAIARADQAKGLLLVLTGNGKGKSSSAFGMVARALGHGMRVGVAQFIKGRSDTGEEAFFRRQANVVWHVLGEGFTWDTQDLERDSETARQGWRIVQEMLRDPEIDLVVIDELTYPLKYGWLEMDSVLEDLKSRPVMQHVVITGRAAPEALCEAADTVTEMRDVKHAFQAGIMAQKGIDL from the coding sequence ATGACCGCTTCAGGAAATGCGGATAAAGCCGCGCGTTACCGCAACCGTATGCAGCGTAAAAAAAATGTTGTCGATGCTGCAATTGCGCGTGCTGATCAGGCAAAAGGTCTGCTGCTGGTGCTGACTGGCAATGGCAAGGGTAAATCGAGTTCGGCGTTCGGTATGGTTGCGCGCGCACTGGGACATGGCATGCGTGTGGGCGTTGCGCAGTTTATCAAAGGCCGTTCGGATACCGGCGAAGAAGCTTTTTTCCGGCGGCAGGCCAATGTCGTCTGGCATGTGCTCGGCGAAGGCTTTACCTGGGATACGCAGGATCTTGAACGTGACAGTGAGACAGCACGCCAAGGCTGGCGGATTGTCCAGGAAATGCTGCGCGACCCTGAAATTGATTTGGTGGTTATCGATGAGCTGACCTATCCGCTTAAATACGGTTGGCTGGAGATGGACAGCGTGCTGGAAGATCTGAAAAGCCGTCCGGTTATGCAGCATGTCGTGATTACCGGGCGTGCTGCGCCAGAAGCCCTTTGTGAAGCGGCCGATACGGTGACCGAGATGCGCGATGTCAAGCATGCATTTCAAGCTGGAATAATGGCGCAAAAGGGCATTGATCTGTAA
- a CDS encoding alpha/beta fold hydrolase → MASIKAIFKNKHGEALSGLLEMPEEKAKYFAIFAHCFTCSKDSLAAVHISRALAEKGIAVLRFDFTGLGNSTGDFSNTNFSSNIQDIIAAAAFLEKEFAAPSLLIGHSLGGAAVLAVAQQLKAVNAVVTISAPAVADHVKNLFADSHQEILEKNIAQVQLGGRSFTIQRQFIDDLENHNSLDHIKQLNKALLIFHSPLDKVVSIDEAARIYTAARHPKSFISLDHADHLLSQPEDARYVASVLSTWASRYLDDKSEQTVYSKPAASEVKEGTVIVREVDKNFTREIVTAHHRLISDEPIKMGGGDLGVNPYELLLAALGSCTSMTLRMYANHKKLDLQEIEIELYHSRVHAEDCLNCDKQEIPVDKISRIIKLKGQLNDQQRKRMLEIANQCPVHKTLENQIVIETRSFE, encoded by the coding sequence ATGGCGAGTATAAAAGCTATTTTTAAGAATAAACACGGCGAAGCGTTATCCGGATTGCTGGAAATGCCTGAGGAAAAAGCAAAGTATTTTGCGATTTTTGCACATTGCTTTACATGTTCCAAAGACAGTCTGGCTGCCGTACATATATCCCGTGCATTAGCGGAAAAAGGAATAGCGGTTTTGCGGTTTGATTTTACCGGTCTTGGGAATAGTACGGGCGATTTTTCAAATACCAATTTCTCTTCGAATATTCAGGATATCATCGCTGCGGCAGCATTCCTTGAAAAGGAATTTGCGGCACCCAGTTTACTAATCGGACATAGTTTGGGTGGTGCTGCGGTATTGGCGGTTGCGCAGCAGCTTAAAGCCGTTAATGCTGTGGTTACAATCAGTGCACCTGCGGTGGCTGATCATGTAAAAAATTTGTTTGCTGACTCGCATCAAGAAATTCTCGAAAAAAATATCGCACAAGTTCAGTTAGGCGGCCGAAGTTTTACTATCCAAAGGCAATTCATCGACGATCTAGAAAACCATAATTCACTGGATCATATCAAGCAACTGAATAAAGCATTACTGATTTTTCACTCACCCCTGGACAAAGTGGTGTCAATCGATGAAGCAGCGCGCATTTATACGGCTGCCCGGCACCCCAAAAGTTTTATTTCGCTCGATCATGCGGACCATCTTTTATCACAGCCCGAAGACGCCAGATATGTTGCATCGGTATTATCGACTTGGGCGAGTCGTTACCTGGATGACAAAAGTGAGCAAACTGTCTATTCAAAACCTGCAGCCTCCGAAGTCAAGGAAGGTACTGTAATTGTCAGGGAAGTCGACAAAAATTTTACCCGTGAAATTGTTACTGCACACCACCGGTTAATCAGCGATGAGCCAATCAAAATGGGGGGTGGAGATCTGGGTGTTAATCCTTATGAGTTGTTATTGGCGGCCCTGGGTAGTTGTACATCCATGACTTTACGTATGTATGCCAATCATAAAAAGCTGGATTTGCAGGAAATAGAAATAGAGCTTTATCATAGTCGGGTACATGCAGAAGATTGTCTAAACTGCGATAAGCAGGAAATACCTGTTGATAAAATTTCGCGTATCATCAAATTAAAAGGGCAATTAAATGATCAACAACGAAAACGCATGTTGGAAATAGCGAATCAGTGTCCGGTTCATAAGACACTGGAAAACCAAATCGTTATTGAAACCAGATCATTTGAATAG
- the btuB gene encoding TonB-dependent vitamin B12 receptor produces the protein MLQQSHLPAIAKLTVLGFFSILTAPVWAGNSFPVHHKEPIVVTATRTAQTADASLAATTVITREDIERQQARSIHDLLRGTPGISIVNNGGPGKSTFMQMRGTETDHVLVLIDGIKVGSATSGTTPFENIPIEQIERIEIVRGPRSSLYGSEAIGGVIQIFTRKGDGKRGLTPVFSFGGGSFGSLNGSVGLSGNNGQGWFNLTASGRETKGFNSCTGSVFAGCFSSNPDPDRDGYRNVSGSANAGYRFKNGLEIGGNFMQSDGRTEFDASDPFPGFISPNKSELMQQVFGGSLKYAPVDFWRLNVIAGRSKDYLDSFSGRDLTSRFNTMRDTISILNDFTLHENHLLTIGTDYQHDAVDSTTAFTETSRHNWGVFAQHQAKVASFNNQLSGRIDLNEQFGTFMTGGVGTGYKISENIRLTANFATAFKAPTFNELYFPPPFSGNPDLSPEKSRTLEFGVRGRANWGNWSLNVYETRVNDLIAFNIANGKVDNIDKAIIQGLEAVLSTHIRGWVLNGNLTFLDPENRASDTNNGNILPRRAQQSFRLDADRQFGKYRLGAIFLAEGERFDDLGNTLKLDSYVKFDLRAEYALSKHWRLQGRIENLFNEHYETARFFNQPGRNFFATLRYQP, from the coding sequence ATGTTACAACAAAGCCATTTACCGGCAATTGCGAAGCTCACTGTACTGGGGTTTTTCAGCATATTAACAGCACCGGTCTGGGCCGGAAACAGTTTTCCGGTTCACCATAAAGAACCGATTGTTGTCACAGCGACACGCACAGCGCAAACGGCCGATGCATCGCTGGCGGCGACGACGGTTATAACGCGCGAAGATATTGAACGCCAGCAAGCACGTTCAATTCATGATTTATTGCGGGGTACGCCCGGCATTAGTATTGTCAACAATGGCGGTCCCGGAAAAAGTACCTTTATGCAGATGCGCGGGACAGAAACCGATCATGTCCTGGTTTTGATTGATGGAATCAAAGTGGGCTCAGCCACTTCTGGCACTACGCCATTCGAAAATATTCCGATTGAGCAGATTGAGCGTATCGAAATTGTTCGTGGCCCGCGTTCGAGTCTGTATGGTTCCGAAGCGATTGGCGGCGTTATCCAGATTTTTACGCGCAAAGGCGACGGCAAACGCGGTTTAACACCGGTATTCAGTTTTGGCGGCGGCAGTTTCGGTTCGCTGAATGGTTCTGTGGGATTGTCTGGAAACAATGGGCAAGGTTGGTTTAATCTGACAGCGAGCGGCAGGGAGACAAAAGGTTTTAACAGTTGCACCGGGTCGGTTTTTGCAGGATGCTTTTCAAGTAATCCCGATCCCGATCGGGACGGTTATCGCAATGTGTCGGGTTCTGCAAATGCGGGTTACCGTTTTAAGAATGGACTTGAAATCGGTGGAAATTTTATGCAATCCGATGGCAGAACCGAGTTTGACGCCAGCGATCCATTCCCCGGGTTTATTTCACCGAATAAATCAGAACTCATGCAGCAGGTTTTCGGCGGTTCATTAAAGTATGCTCCGGTCGATTTTTGGCGGTTAAACGTCATTGCCGGGCGCAGCAAGGATTATCTGGACAGTTTCAGTGGTCGTGATTTGACATCACGCTTTAATACCATGCGCGATACCATTTCAATACTGAATGATTTTACGCTGCATGAGAATCACTTGTTGACAATTGGTACGGATTATCAGCATGACGCGGTTGACAGTACAACAGCATTTACGGAGACTTCAAGGCACAACTGGGGTGTTTTTGCGCAGCATCAGGCGAAAGTTGCTTCATTTAACAATCAACTGTCCGGCCGGATCGATTTAAACGAACAGTTTGGGACATTCATGACTGGTGGTGTTGGAACGGGGTATAAGATTTCAGAAAATATACGGTTGACGGCGAATTTCGCGACGGCATTTAAAGCGCCGACATTTAATGAGCTTTATTTTCCACCCCCATTCTCGGGTAATCCTGATCTGAGTCCTGAAAAATCGCGTACCCTGGAATTCGGTGTACGTGGCAGAGCCAATTGGGGTAACTGGTCGTTGAATGTTTATGAAACCCGGGTAAACGATCTGATTGCATTTAACATTGCCAATGGTAAAGTTGACAATATTGATAAGGCAATTATTCAGGGACTGGAGGCGGTGCTCAGTACACACATCCGGGGCTGGGTGCTCAATGGCAATCTTACATTCCTGGATCCGGAGAATCGCGCATCAGACACAAATAACGGTAACATATTACCCAGACGCGCGCAGCAGTCGTTTCGTCTCGATGCAGACCGCCAGTTCGGTAAATACAGGCTTGGGGCAATATTTCTGGCCGAAGGCGAGCGTTTTGACGACCTTGGGAATACGCTTAAATTGGATAGTTACGTCAAGTTCGACCTGCGTGCTGAGTATGCGCTGAGCAAGCACTGGCGATTACAGGGACGCATCGAAAACCTGTTCAATGAACATTATGAAACAGCCAGATTTTTCAATCAACCGGGACGCAATTTTTTCGCCACTTTACGCTATCAACCTTAA
- a CDS encoding RNA-binding S4 domain-containing protein — translation MQDAKTTEKFRIDKWLFAARFFKTRSLAAEAIERGRVILNGDRVKPAKTLTIGDAMKIRIGNYQYEIKVLALSNKRGSASIAQQLYRETEESCKQREIISERLKTQPKPFYSKGRPTKRDRRQIMRLKKNEKTDQGDDSF, via the coding sequence ATGCAAGATGCAAAAACCACAGAAAAATTTCGTATAGATAAATGGCTTTTTGCAGCCCGTTTTTTTAAAACACGTTCGTTGGCAGCAGAAGCCATTGAACGTGGCAGAGTCATTTTGAACGGCGACCGGGTAAAGCCGGCCAAGACACTCACAATCGGTGACGCTATGAAGATTCGTATTGGGAATTATCAATATGAAATCAAAGTATTGGCGTTAAGCAATAAACGGGGATCCGCATCGATTGCTCAGCAACTGTATCGGGAAACTGAAGAAAGCTGCAAACAGCGTGAGATTATCTCTGAACGTTTAAAGACGCAACCGAAACCCTTTTATAGTAAAGGAAGGCCGACAAAACGTGACCGGCGGCAAATTATGCGGTTGAAGAAAAATGAAAAAACAGATCAAGGTGATGATTCATTCTGA